The following proteins are co-located in the Naumovozyma dairenensis CBS 421 chromosome 9, complete genome genome:
- the HOT1 gene encoding Hot1p (similar to Saccharomyces cerevisiae HOT1 (YMR172W); ancestral locus Anc_6.243), protein MIADLNQFLQSDRLAHNSNITTATVPITNVTNNGTETTTSSIPITSKNISNNDNITTVPEKTAIGDGINTVVAAAPTANTTVTGSAMTATNNHPDSIPNDTTVHKNLMENNNNSFTSTNPTTTANINVKTIPLVHPIPNQLDSIPSSESLPCSLPQAKKNPTSNSTNNHINNISNLSSSSTQQIAPINTPTRQILNLLQAPDNNNISKQNNTSANEITTKNDSIEINLAPGSSSAPTISDMNVSNKISSQELQNQFHQSVPTTDLITLNSPRKNNINDTSSINLQDIRLMKSSIEKKSSLDNNNYPNKPVSPSRQKPTSKIRKHQLPSSLSPPASASTTNKSYSQQINSISSLPVSVSVSPEDQLRLFQRMDEISTRMVNMEDKFNQLIKSFETQSNYLQSFIKESKQASAQKSFHETNNNPNAFAIDLLNSITTVSASYLKDINLHPSSSTASLPNLNTNNTSAQTNFMNNYNNNNSILNSNSTVSSRLNTGVNPLLQMSSNLPTANTIASNNNNPLTTNQLHKFQNVQNNRNRSTTFILNPNGIKRRKRNTNTNPIQQQPSQPTQQRQSNSTQRIPGKNSPTSMIIPLMRNIQQNEGQGQQPVNRIGIQVNSSSTSSPSTTILKKTSNNDDNDHSSKTVKKTQLGEDDDGYQEDDDEEEEEDVNGVNDEDENESDNESEDDLDDEDEDEDDDDEEEEEEEEEDEEEEEDEIDEDVVDSRREHQTLSNANSNANRRRVKRKNKTVRNLSSSSNAATNNKVHNSNAHNNSIMMNSNNNGHASINNNNNNISNNSKIKDDRERNVMYYTLIKAPNNVRTIWEEYLYGINGNPSIRYLEERYGNKWRMTRNKKTFSRRKRLYKFIMKGMDKGKTAEEMINILEERRMYKDEKGELKRRTIGWLQQSLTGI, encoded by the coding sequence ATGATAGCAGATTTGAATCAATTCCTGCAATCTGACCGATTAGCtcataatagtaatatcaCCACGGCAACGGTTCCCATCACTAATGTTACTAACAATGGAACAGAGACTACAACCTCTTCTATTCCAATAACTAGTAAGAACATtagtaataatgataatataacaACTGTACCAGAAAAGACTGCCATTGGTGATGGTATCAATACCGTTGTCGCTGCTGCTCCAACTGCAAATACGACCGTAACCGGTTCCGCTATGACTGCTACGAACAATCATCCTGATTCCATACCGAATGATACAACTGTACACAAAAATCtaatggaaaataataataatagctTTACCTCCACTAATCCTACTACCACGGCCAATATAAATGTCAAGACTATACCGCTCGTACATCCAATACCGAATCAATTAGATTCTATACCGTCCTCTGAATCACTACCGTGTTCTTTACCGCAAGCTAAGAAAAATCCTACTAGCAATAGTACTAACAACcacattaataatattagtaATCTGTCATCATCAAGTACTCAACAAATCGCTCCTATAAATACTCCAACAAGACAAATACTTAACCTTTTACAAGCTccagataataataatatttctaaacaaaataatacctCTGCTAATGAAATTACCACTAAGAACGACTCCATTGAGATTAACCTTGCCCCAGGAAGTTCAAGTGCACCTACTATAAGTGATATGAATGTgtcaaataaaatatcatcacaagaattacaaaatcaaTTCCATCAATCTGTTCCAACAACAGATTTAATAACTCTCAATAGTCCACggaagaataatattaatgatactTCTAGTATTAATCTACAAGATATAAGACTCATGAAATcctcaattgaaaaaaaatcatctctggataataataattatccTAATAAACCTGTTTCACCTTCCAGACAGAAACCAACAAGTAAAATACGGAAACATCAATTACCTTCATCTTTATCTCCACCTGCATCTGCATCTacaacaaataaatcataCTCACAACAAATTAACTCAATTTCATCTCTTCCTGTTTCTGTTTCTGTTTCTCCAGAAGATCAATTACgattatttcaaagaatggATGAAATATCAACAAGAATGGTTAACATGGAAGATAAATTCAATCAGTTAATTAAAAGTTTTGAAACtcaatcaaattatttacaATCATTTATAAAGGAATCTAAGCAAGCATCAGCTCAAAAAAGTTTCCATGAAACCAACAACAATCCTAACGCATTCGCtatagatttattaaattcaataacaaCAGTTAGTGCATCATACTTAAAAGACATTAACCTTCatccatcatcttcaacaGCATCATTACCAAATTTAAATACAAACAATACAAGTGCACAAACCAATTTTAtgaataattataataataacaactccatattgaattcaaacTCCACCGTATCTTCAAGATTAAACACAGGAGTAAACCCATTACTACAAATGTCTTCAAACCTTCCCACCGCCAACACCATCGCCagtaataacaacaatCCCTTAACAACGAATCAACTCCATAAGTTCCAAAACgttcaaaataatagaaataGATCAACCACATTCATATTAAATCCAAACGGtatcaaaagaagaaaaagaaacacAAATACAAACCCTatccaacaacaaccatcACAACCAACGCAGCAGCGACAATCAAACAGCACACAAAGGATACCGGGGAAGAACTCCCCAACATCAATGATCATCCCATTAATGCGTAATattcaacaaaatgaaGGACAAGGACAACAACCTGTGAACAGAATCGGCATACAAGTCAACTCGTCATCAACTTCATCACCATCTACAacaatattgaagaaaactAGTAATAATGACGATAATGATCATTCCAGTAAAACGGTGAAGAAAACTCAATTGggagaagatgatgatgggtatcaagaagatgatgacgaggaagaagaggaagatgtGAACGGCGTTAATGACGAAGATGAGAATGAAAGTGACAATGAAAGTGAGGATGACCTCGACGATGAAGACGAAGACGAAGACGATGacgacgaagaagaagaagaagaagaagaagaggatgaagaagaagaagaagacgagattgatgaagatgtcGTTGATTCAAGGAGGGAACATCAAACTTTGTCAAATGCAAACAGTAACGCTAATAGAAGACGTGttaaaaggaaaaataaaaccGTACGTAATTTATCAAGTAGTAGTAATGCTGCtaccaataataaagtGCATAATAGTAACGCTCACAACAATTCCATTATGATGAACTCCAATAACAATGGTCACGCGagtattaataataataataacaatatcagCAACAATTCTAAGATAAAGGACGACCGTGAAAGAAATGTAATGTATTACACTCTCATTAAAGCACCGAACAATGTGAGAACCATTTGGGAGGAATATTTATACGGTATTAATGGGAATCCATCGATTAGATACTTGGAAGAAAGATACGGTAATAAATGGAGAATGACAAGGAACAAGAAAACTTTCTCAAGAAGGAAAAGActttataaatttattatgaaaGGTATGGATAAAGGGAAGACTGCGGAAGAAATGATTAATATATTGGAGGAAAGAAGAATgtataaagatgaaaaggGCGAACTTAAACGTAGAACTATAGGTTGGTTACAACAAAGTTTAACTGGGATATAA